In the genome of Sardina pilchardus chromosome 14, fSarPil1.1, whole genome shotgun sequence, the window ccagaaccCCCAACTTCAGAACCCCCAACTCCAGAACCTCCCACTCCAGAACCTCTCACTCCAGAATCTTCTACTCCGGAATCCCCAGCCCCGGAACCCCCCGCTGTGGAACCTGCAACACAGAATGTTCAGGGCGTTGGCACGGCAACATCCAGGAAGAGCTCCTCAGCAGGGGACAAGGCCCAGAAGAGGGCCAGGCGCCGGTCGGTGCCAGGGACTCTTCTGTCCTTCCTGTCCCGACGCAAATCCGGCTTCTGGAGCGAGAGCCctctgaagcagcagcagcagcagcaggacgcAGCCAAAGCCAGCCAAGAGGAGGGCTCCGACAGCGCCGCTACCCCCGCAGCAGAGGAGGGCTCAGACAGCACAGCTCCCCCCGCAGCAGAGGCCGAAGCTGCCCAGGAGGAGTTTGCGTTCAGAGCCATGCCCGTGGATGATGGCTCGCCAGAGGAGCGTGACGTGGCTGCAGTCTCTGGGGCCACGGCAGAGAGGTCGGGCATCGCCGTGGAGACGGACGGGGCAGAGGGACAGAAGCTTGGACATGCGGAAGCAGAAGTGTGTCAGCCATTGGAGACAGACACACCTCCTGcgttagatacacacacacctccatcagatacacacacacctttgtcagatacacacacacctctgtcagattcacacacacctccgtcagatacacacacacctttgtcaGATACACAACCACCTCCTgcatcagacacacaaacacctcatcCGTCAGAAACATCCACACCTCCAGcaccagatagacacacacctcctccatcagaaacacacacacctccagcaccagacacacacacacatccaccccctgCATCAGACACCCAGAGCTGCGCTGAAACACTAGTCGCTATGGTCCCAGACACGACCCTTCCTGTTACGCCACAAACCTCAGACAGTGATGGCAACACCActtccaaacaggaagtgatgcaaGCCCACATATCTGCGCAGAGCTCTGCATCATCTACACTGACgtcccagccaatcagcatctCTGACTCATCGGTGACCACAGACCAGTGTGACGACACAGGAAGTTCTCTGCTTCCTGCCCTCACGCTGGAAAAGCCCCAGACTGCCCCATCACAGGAGCACACGGGGGCAGTTGTCGGGGACTACCTGGACCTGGCCACCTGCCCGAGGCCCGCCAGAGGCGTGAGCAAGCATCCGCCGCTAGCGGACCTCGCCGCTAACGCCAGTGAAGATCTGCATAAGCTAGGGACGGAGGAAGAGCAGGGAGGTGGACAGCTGACGacggggcaggaggaggagaaggaggaagaggagggtggagtaggaagaggagaggatgaggagggtcAGGAACACGGccgaggggagggtggaggtgccccaggagagagaggggaaggggacgaggtggaggaggcggatGAGAAGCCAGAAACTGCCCCTGAGCCCCAGGTCACCAGCACTGAGCCCAAGGTCACCCAAGTGGAGCCCAAGGTCACCCAAGCGGAGCCCAAGGTCACCCCAGCGGAGCCCAAGGAGAGCTCCGCGTGTGTTGGTGAACCCTCATCACTGCCAGAGGACACGTCAGACACATCTGCCACATCGGCAGAGGCGCACACCGAAATGCCCAGCGAGCAGGTTCCCTCAGACGGAGACGCTGTCGAGAAAGACGGACAGGAGAGTCCACAGGCGAGTCCAAGAGAGGCTCAGGGGCAGGAAGCGCAGGTCATGGCGTCGGGAAGTGAGGTCGCTGAGAGTTCAGAGCTCCGTCCAGGTGAGAGTCCACAGGTGGAGGACGTCGGAGCACAGGTGACAGATAGCGCTGACGAAGCCGGCCGGGCGGTCGAGAGCGAcctgagcgagagggagagttcACCAGAGGACACGGGTACCGGGGAGGGACGAGAGGAGAGCGGGGGACAGTCCGAACTCCAGaacagacaggaagaggaagttaTCGTCAAAACGCAGGAGGACAAAGGTGAAGGTGAAGGcccggagagggagagggagagcgagagcgagagagaggaacgaGAGAGGACGCAagcggacacagacacagacaccgcGCAGGAGCAGAGAGACACTCCCTCGGAGAAGAGCACGGAGACGCCGCCACCGCTAAAATCCACCAAGAAGGTGAGCTTCGAGGTGTCGACGGACCCCCCGAGAGGTCAGGAGGGGGGCACTGAGCGCTCAGACAAGACCCTGCTCAACGGAGACACCCCCGAACCCCCCCTCTCACCCGCAAATGGTAGCTCCCACCACAAGGAGCAAAAGCGGCCCCCGAACATCAACACTGATATCCAGAGCCACATCTTGGACCCAATGAAGAGCCCCATGTCGCCAGGACCTGATGGGGTGAGTAGGAGATCTAAGCTAACGATCAGCTTTACGTATATGTGCAGTCTagtcaaagatcgtatagttactaagatgaatcataaaggggtttttcaatggaatgaaatggcaccacttccgcctcctaaaggggcgtgatcagtgacgagataatcggtttagaacggtgtaCAATCACcagaagcaggtgccgttgataacaggtttatttctcccatagaaatgctcccgtttgcctcctaaatgggagtggcagttgcgtcacaatgaaaccagaatttaccctcatatgaatcgtctcgctttataaactgTCTCTGGTTTAGTTTATTGGATTTCAGCCTTATTGCAGGTTCATAAAGATCAGGTCCACAGGTGggctaatcaagcaccatgcagtctgcattcataatggAGGTGCTTGATTTACAtgtaatacacctgtggaaagggacctgatgaaacccataaatACAGTAGGCAACTGCCATCATAAACACTGATTTATGTGTGCTGTTGCaataaaaacaattacaatTAATCCTCTTTTTATacatcacacacctggaaacacttcgaagaacacattagctcatcctgtaatatgtgtagctAAACATAGGCTAAAGTATCTCAAATGAAAGAAATCTACAACCCATTGTCATTAGAGTCTATGTCTCTCAGTTCTGTATCTTGTACTGGACAGTTGGTTTGAATTTCTTGTTGTTTGACCTGTGAGTGTTTCTCGAAGGGGAGATAGCCAGTCTCTGGAGCGGGACTTCAGCAGGTTTTGGGCAAAGCCCAGACACAATTGAGTTCACCTCACTGTCAGTGTGCACAGTCCAAGGATGATTTCACAGCCCCATTTCAGGCTACTTTCCAATTCCTTTTCTTGTGCTGTTGccagtgatgtacagtatgccaaTCAGGGGCAGCATAGGCTACTCCAGCACAGGGCCGTGGACTCCCAAGTTTCTATaatgtaatttcccaactattaacagcggcttaaacattgatttagcaaaatttcttcagagGTTAACACACGGGGACaggtaatatggtattaataggGATTAGTTTCTTTTAacgtgcataaaacactgtcctgcggcttacgcaatgcggctaatacacgggGCAAAGAGCTTCCTATTAGCTGAGGTCATCATGTGGTCCACTTGACTATCTCACATTAAATTCCGTTGGATGGGGATCCCCAGATCTTTAACTGTTTCAAAGATTTCCAGGGTGTTCTGGCCAGTGATGTTATATGGGGGtaatacacagggacacagttgatatggtattaatatgcttttgtgtcttttaacttgcataaaacactgtcctgcaggttatactgtacacaggacacatggataatacacaggaaatgactgtagataACACTTAACATTTCTTTAGGTTGACTTTCATTTGGTAGTCTTTGACCCAGAAGTCAAGGTAATTTACAGTAGGGTCTGTTGGACAGTGTAGGGTTTCTGGAGTGTTTCGGGTTCGCCCTGAAGGTACTCATTTTCCCAATAATGCATCTTTTTGGCGGTGTTGATGATCCTCTTGAGTGCTTTCCTCTGAGCCTCTGTGCAGCTGGTGTACCATATGCACATGTGGTATGTCACGATGCTCTCAGTGGAGGCACGGCAAAAGGACACCAGCAGTCTTTGTCTGATGTTATTCCTCCTGAGTATTCTCAGGAAGTCTACCGCAGCTCAGaggtgtacagtatgaatgtactgtatgtatgtactgtatgtgtgtgtgtgtgtgtgtgtgtgtacagtatgtatgagtgtgtcattgtacagtatatgcatgtatgtatgtatgtatgtatgtatgtacagtatgtgtgcattacTTAGATAAGCATGCATGCATTATTTTACACATGTATTGTATATACTGTTATGTTCTGTATGTATGCCAATCTATGGATCTGCTTACGGCTTCCCCTGGTCACTGGTCTGTATTGGGGTCACTGTTGGTATGGTCACCGGATCATCTGCTTCACACCTCTGGCTAATGCAGACTTTTGCGGTTCTGTGGCGTTTCAGGAGTTGACCCCCAACCGGCGCACCGTGAAGAAGACCCGTAAGTTCATGGTGGACGGTCGCGAGGTCAGCGTCACGACCTCTAAGGTCATCAATGGAGAGGATAAGAAGGAGGAGCAGATGCGCTCAGTCaggtatgatgtgtgtgtgttttttacaactgtgtgtgtgtgggtgtgtgtgagagagagtctacaccagtatgtttgtgtgtgtgtgtgtgtgtgtgtgtgtgtgtgtgtgtgtgtgtgtgtgtatacttcaGGAGCTACACACATTGAGGCAGTTTCAGAGGTAGAGGCAGATAGAGTATACatagctgtgtgtctgtgatttatGTTAACAtattttgctctgtgtgtgtgtgtgtgtgtgtgtgtgtgtgtgtgtgtgtgtgcgcgcgcatgcgtgtgtgcttgtatatgtgtgtgtgtgcgtacgtgtacatgtgtgtgtgtatgtgcgtgtgtgttatagGCGTCAGGAGCTGCACGCCCTGAAGCAGCTCCAGAGGGAAGAGCAGAGGGAGTACACACAGCTGGAGCAGAGACTACAGCAGCAGAGGGAGCAGATGTTCCGCCACATCGAGCAGGAGATgaccgtgagtacacacacacacacacacacacacatacatacagtacacacacacacacacacacacacacacacgcacacatgcacacacgcacacatgcacacacacatacacacacactcacacacacacacacacacacacacacacacacacacacacacacacacacacacacacacacacacacacacacacacatgcacgtaaaTGTAAATCATGTAAATCAGGTTTCTCGGCCGAGTATAATTGCGTATGCAAGAAATTTGGTCTCAGCATTtgtcccatccgtgaattagtgaacagagagtgcacacagtgaacacttaTTGTTGGGGTTCCAGTTGGTATACCCACCACCCCCCATACCACACTCCATACCCACCTCCATAACCGCCTCCATAACCGCCTCCAAAATCGCCTCCatacccaccccctccaccaggGTCCTGCTGGCTTGCCCGGGTATTGTTTGTTGGGGTATCCTCCAGcaccagagtacacacacacacacacacacacacacacacacacacaaacagacacacatacacacacacacagagctgagcctaacgtgacctttgccctttgaCCCTGGCAGAGTAAGAAGTCGTACTACGACGGCGAGCTGGAGCGCGTGGAGCGGCAGTACCagcagcagagcacacacacacacacacacacacacagagctgagcctaacgtgacctttgccctttgaCCCTGGCAGAGTAAGAAG includes:
- the si:dkey-81j8.6 gene encoding STE20-like serine/threonine-protein kinase isoform X2, encoding MAALLMRIFRLGAEKKRVKQYEHLQRDLDPAEAWETLGELGDGAFGKVYKTRKRETNAFAAAKVIEVRGEEQLEDYITEIDILAECHHGNIISLLDAIFFEGWLWILIEFCPGGALDDIMLELERGLNEQQISEVCCQSLQALSYLHQHHIIHRDLKAGNILLTMEGVVKLADFGVSAKNDYSLQKRATFIGTPYWMAPEVIHCETSKDNPYTSKSDIWSLGITLIEAAEMVPPHHSLNPMRVLLKITKSPPPTLANPRLWSSHFQDFLRRALQKTPESRWAAQQLQTHPFSCAGRDGRSLRDLIAEAKAEVTEEIEAESLLDIHRAVEDSTEQEKRPSVCGDNMEDLVTQETPEATTSTNAPETPAPAPEPPTSEPPTPEPPTPEPLTPESSTPESPAPEPPAVEPATQNVQGVGTATSRKSSSAGDKAQKRARRRSVPGTLLSFLSRRKSGFWSESPLKQQQQQQDAAKASQEEGSDSAATPAAEEGSDSTAPPAAEAEAAQEEFAFRAMPVDDGSPEERDVAAVSGATAERSGIAVETDGAEGQKLGHAEAEVCQPLETDTPPALDTHTPPSDTHTPLSDTHTPLSDSHTPPSDTHTPLSDTQPPPASDTQTPHPSETSTPPAPDRHTPPPSETHTPPAPDTHTHPPPASDTQSCAETLVAMVPDTTLPVTPQTSDSDGNTTSKQEVMQAHISAQSSASSTLTSQPISISDSSVTTDQCDDTGSSLLPALTLEKPQTAPSQEHTGAVVGDYLDLATCPRPARGVSKHPPLADLAANASEDLHKLGTEEEQGGGQLTTGQEEEKEEEEGGVGRGEDEEGQEHGRGEGGGAPGERGEGDEVEEADEKPETAPEPQVTSTEPKVTQVEPKVTQAEPKVTPAEPKESSACVGEPSSLPEDTSDTSATSAEAHTEMPSEQVPSDGDAVEKDGQESPQASPREAQGQEAQVMASGSEVAESSELRPGESPQVEDVGAQVTDSADEAGRAVESDLSERESSPEDTGTGEGREESGGQSELQNRQEEEVIVKTQEDKGEGEGPERERESESEREERERTQADTDTDTAQEQRDTPSEKSTETPPPLKSTKKVSFEVSTDPPRGQEGGTERSDKTLLNGDTPEPPLSPANGSSHHKEQKRPPNINTDIQSHILDPMKSPMSPGPDGELTPNRRTVKKTRKFMVDGREVSVTTSKVINGEDKKEEQMRSVRRQELHALKQLQREEQREYTQLEQRLQQQREQMFRHIEQEMTEQRFLQKQQQELNEALQKAVQEHKRKLTSFEWEITDKIRQLKRARESVIWELEQRHLQEKYHLFKQQVKEQYSLQRQQLTKRHIKDKERASRFHQSLMDEQKAQQNQERSRFQRTQRAEAKTRLSTFKVELRKQGLGGAEFRQRLTQYVADEESRQRQERQALVQTQEVQLKEVQDQCDANIAELQQLQNEKLQLLLDMEKKKIKGLEDEHTLELDEWRKKLACRKEALEEDLARRRREKEGGRATSSRRGSEPENRPAGRRPKFFPSLSFS
- the si:dkey-81j8.6 gene encoding STE20-like serine/threonine-protein kinase isoform X1; protein product: MAALLMRIFRLGAEKKRVKQYEHLQRDLDPAEAWETLGELGDGAFGKVYKTRKRETNAFAAAKVIEVRGEEQLEDYITEIDILAECHHGNIISLLDAIFFEGWLWILIEFCPGGALDDIMLELERGLNEQQISEVCCQSLQALSYLHQHHIIHRDLKAGNILLTMEGVVKLADFGVSAKNDYSLQKRATFIGTPYWMAPEVIHCETSKDNPYTSKSDIWSLGITLIEAAEMVPPHHSLNPMRVLLKITKSPPPTLANPRLWSSHFQDFLRRALQKTPESRWAAQQLQTHPFSCAGRDGRSLRDLIAEAKAEVTEEIEAESLLDIHRAVEDSTEQEKRPSVCGDNMEDLVTQETPEATTSTNAPETPAPAPEPPTSEPPTPEPPTPEPLTPESSTPESPAPEPPAVEPATQNVQGVGTATSRKSSSAGDKAQKRARRRSVPGTLLSFLSRRKSGFWSESPLKQQQQQQDAAKASQEEGSDSAATPAAEEGSDSTAPPAAEAEAAQEEFAFRAMPVDDGSPEERDVAAVSGATAERSGIAVETDGAEGQKLGHAEAEVCQPLETDTPPALDTHTPPSDTHTPLSDTHTPLSDSHTPPSDTHTPLSDTQPPPASDTQTPHPSETSTPPAPDRHTPPPSETHTPPAPDTHTHPPPASDTQSCAETLVAMVPDTTLPVTPQTSDSDGNTTSKQEVMQAHISAQSSASSTLTSQPISISDSSVTTDQCDDTGSSLLPALTLEKPQTAPSQEHTGAVVGDYLDLATCPRPARGVSKHPPLADLAANASEDLHKLGTEEEQGGGQLTTGQEEEKEEEEGGVGRGEDEEGQEHGRGEGGGAPGERGEGDEVEEADEKPETAPEPQVTSTEPKVTQVEPKVTQAEPKVTPAEPKESSACVGEPSSLPEDTSDTSATSAEAHTEMPSEQVPSDGDAVEKDGQESPQASPREAQGQEAQVMASGSEVAESSELRPGESPQVEDVGAQVTDSADEAGRAVESDLSERESSPEDTGTGEGREESGGQSELQNRQEEEVIVKTQEDKGEGEGPERERESESEREERERTQADTDTDTAQEQRDTPSEKSTETPPPLKSTKKVSFEVSTDPPRGQEGGTERSDKTLLNGDTPEPPLSPANGSSHHKEQKRPPNINTDIQSHILDPMKSPMSPGPDGELTPNRRTVKKTRKFMVDGREVSVTTSKVINGEDKKEEQMRSVRRQELHALKQLQREEQREYTQLEQRLQQQREQMFRHIEQEMTSKKSYYDGELERVERQYQQQSGRMETEHTARLTEEARRLKAQQEKELSRRTQASKSDPKEEQRFLQKQQQELNEALQKAVQEHKRKLTSFEWEITDKIRQLKRARESVIWELEQRHLQEKYHLFKQQVKEQYSLQRQQLTKRHIKDKERASRFHQSLMDEQKAQQNQERSRFQRTQRAEAKTRLSTFKVELRKQGLGGAEFRQRLTQYVADEESRQRQERQALVQTQEVQLKEVQDQCDANIAELQQLQNEKLQLLLDMEKKKIKGLEDEHTLELDEWRKKLACRKEALEEDLARRRREKEGGRATSSRRGSEPENRPAGRRPKFFPSLSFS